The Oryzias latipes chromosome 8, ASM223467v1 genomic interval GATTGGAGCTGCCTGTACGCGCAGGTTGCAAATGGATGTCGGACATCATACGCCGGACACTGATCTGATTTAGAGATTTCTGGACTTGCAGAGACACAAAAGGCGGCGCGTgtcacaataaaaaacaaaacgcgGTGTCATCTCCACTGCGGCGATCATGCAAGGACGTCCTGAAACCTAATGGGAGATTTATTGATGCTTTTGGCGACAATCTGCTCGTTCAGCCTCGGAGCAATTGGGAGGGTGTGACGGCGGCACCGACTGTGACAGTCAATCTGCTGCATGATGTTATTATTACATTACCTTTGTCCGGTTTATCCCAGGTTGCTTGACGGAATCCGTGTTTTTCCAAGAGACGTCCcttcacattttattatttcacgAGGGCTAAAACGATACAAACGCCTTCCATTTGTAAGGCTCTATCCTCCAGCTAAAGGGCGCTTTGAAATCATGCAGTCTTGCATACTGGATTATGTGTGAAATCTATTTCGTGTAAACTGCACGCTCTGTTAATTAAACGTTGTTGagtattttttccccctcgTCTAATTGAGCAAACCTCCCGAGCCTGAAATTTAAAAACTAGATTTTGCCCCCGGCACACCCCCTGAGATAATTAGCCAACCGTCACAGCCTGTCTTACCACGGGCTGCCagtctttctgctgctgtgcacCTTCATCATAATAGCTGTGGTGGGAAAGGTGGCGGACTGAATCTGCTTAACTTCACTGCGTCTTTCGGGATTCCTTTATTCACTAATGGGCCTCCATGTTGATCGGATGGTAAGATGATCAGAGTATTTTATTCGCGAATGTTGATGCTTTTACATTTCTCAATGCTAGGCAATCAATTtccaacatttaaataattattcTATAATTATCTGAGAATTGCAAATCTGTTTTAATCGGTTCTACCAATTAAATAAAACCCCTGTTTCGCTCTGGAGAGGTGTGCGCGCCGAGGATGAATTGTGCTGGAATGCAGCCAGAAGTGTATATGGGCGTCGGGAGAAGTGAAAGTGGGGGGCCCCGTGGGACCTGTAATGTGGCCCCTGCCGCTGGGACCCGCTGCGACAGGGCACACGGATGACAGCGGGGAATTTAACGCGCATCCGTCTCCGCGTAAAGTTTTCATGGGTGGCTTTTTCTCACTTTTAATTTCACGTTTTCCTCTTTGTCGTCTAAACTACAACTAATACTCGAGTTTCATATATTTTACAGACATTTATTAATCTGAAATATGTTgaaatatgtacatttttctgtttttaacactttttgtgATCTTTTCGGGCCGATTTGACTGGACTTTATTTCAATCGTCCAAGGTGTGTCGAAATTTGGcttgctttttatttcttctatttTATCTGCAGAGCCACCATGTTGACGAGGCTTTTCAGTGACCCCTCGCTTCTTCCCGACGTCCAAAAATACTCATCCTGGGCGGAGGACAGCGATGAAGAGGTCCACACGATCAAGGATGAGGACCAGGACGCACAGGACGACATGGATTCCTCTGACATGAGAGGAGACAGTCGGACGCAATCTGAGCACGCAGGAGAAGACGACGATGATGACGAGGTGGAGGAAGAAGACGACGCAGAGGATACAGAAGGGGACAGGCCCAAGAAAAGGGGCCCCAAGAAGCGCAAAATGACCCAGGCCCGTATCGAGCGCTCCAAGCTGCGGCGGATAAAAGCTAACGCTCGAGAGAGGACCCGCATGCACGACCTGAACTCTGCGCTGGACAATCTCCGTAAAGTAGTGCCGTGCTACTCCAAAACGCAAAAACTGTCCAAGATCGAGACCTTGCGTTTGGCCAAAAACTACATCTGGGCACTGTCGGAGATACTGCGCTCAGGGAAAAGGCCTGACCTCGTGTCTTATGTTCAGACGCTGTGTAAGGGACTCTCCCAGCCCACGACCAACCTGGTGGCAGGTTGTCTGCAGCTGAACTCCCGCAACTTCCTTACTGAACAACAGTGCCAGGAGGGGGGGCGATATGGGTCCGCCTCATTTTCAATGCATTCCTACCCGTACCAGTGCGCGCGTCTGTCCAGCCCCCACTGCCAGCCAGGCTCGAACTCCCACCCGCTGAGGACGCATGGTTATTGCTCCACATACGACTCTCTGTATGGTGGGAGCGGATCCCCGGAGTACAACAGTCCCGACTATGAGGGGGCCGTCAGCCCCCCTCTGTGCATCAATGGCAACTTTTCCCTGAAACACCAAGGCTCCACGTCCCCCGAAAACGAGAAAGCTTATCACTATTCTATGCATTACTCTGGTCTGCCTGGCTCCAGACCCAGTGGGACCCACAACCTGTTCGGCTCTTCAGGGACCCGGAGCGGCATTCACTCTGAAAACGTCCTGCCTTACCACGACATGCATTTGCACCATGAACGACCCCCAGTCTATGACGAACTTAACGCGTTTTTTCACAACTAGACGAGCTCGTGCGTCATGCTATCAAACTAGCCCAGACTCACTTCAGGCCAAGTTCCTGCCAGTATTGAATCATACTGCAAAAACCTCTCACCCGTCCTTAATGgcggttttctttttgttggtcCAGTCTTAAATCTGTTCTGATGGACTGGATTATAGGAGATTATTGCCCAAAGTCTTTGCGCAATAAGATACGTCCATCTTTGAAAGGATAAAGATTAAGTGTGGGAGCTGCAAATGTTTATACTCTCCATGTGTGATTTGTGTTTGTAGTGGTGCTTGTCTTCATGAAGGTGGCTGGATGTCACTTGTAACCACACCATCACGTGGGTACAGCTACACCCTGAGAATTGTGGATCAGTCCAAATTCAATCAGAGGtgcatcaacacaaaaacagtttctcTTGTCTGTGGCTGCGATTCTTGactgacaggaagcagagattttcacaaaaaaatagaggtggagaaaagaagaagaagaaaaaaagctctgaTGTTTGTTGGTTGTATTCCAATCATTTGTAATCGGTCGTTTCGCATCTATGCAAAACCCAACGAGCGCACAGCTATAGGCAGCGAGGCCCAAACAGGAGCCTGGATGTTCCTCAAACGCACcgacacacaatcacacacatacaagaaaaaaaatatccgaggcaaaaaagaaaaaaaaatgctacaaatactgcttcaaaaatacaaacacttGAATCAGACTTTATCTTTATTTGTGTATATTCTGTTATTTTGTCATTgcactgctttttttaatttatttattaatatttgtttaattaatatcctcattttgttttgcaaaatcaGTTAAATTATTATTGCACGTGTTATTGTTGCATTACTTTTGTAATTACTGTTAATAGTTTATGAAAATGAAGGAAGCTTGAATGActgagtttctttgtttttgttatttatttatttaagtcttACTTTTACCTCAAGTCTTTTAACTTTGTATTCAACTAACTGtgtggtaaaataaaataataaatgacaaCGTATTAATTGGTCTTTATAAGTGCAGAAGACGCAGATTGCTGCTTTTCttcctattttgttttttgttttttactaaagGTCGTTCCGGTCTGAGCAGGCCTTTCACCACAGGAGCCCCTTGAGGAGCCTCGAGGTCGACTAAAATAGGACGAGCAGACAGCAGGTTGCATTCTCCCcctaatgatttttttcttcctttttttttttgccaaagcgTCTTCTTATACTTGGCAACAATTCGTGTTTTCCAAGAAGTCTTTAAGAGTGAATGCTCATTTGAATTGACCTCGCAGGACTTCAGCAGATGTGCGAACATTTGGTATTAGGGAGAGTTTACAAGCTGATTAGAGATTGGACAACAAGTTTAACAAATATCACAAGAGTTAAAGGCAAATAACGCCAAAACGCAGGACTGAGGGACTTTGCTGTAATAACAGGGGCTCTGGAGGAATGGTTTTCATGATGATGCGCAGAAATCGGATTCAGCACCACGGAGAGCTCCAACACCCGCAGCTTTTTGTGATTAAAGTCTAGCCGTTACCGTTAACGACTTTACACCAAATTCAGCATGACTTGTGATgcattttaacattattttcaaagaagaaaaagtttggggagTCATTTTGGTTTGCACGAGGCCTTTATTTTAGTCAAACCAAGGAACATCATgcaaatacataaacaaataaataaataaataaataacaagtgTGCAAAAAACGGACATGTTTGGCATTAAGTTGACACTTGGATATTTGGGATCATCGTTTActaaaattatatttcaatTGTAAAATGGCCAATTTTGCAGCAGTAAacatgatttgattttaaacatgtttcaaCTCCACGAGACTCCATTGATCCACTCGTTACTCCAAATCTCATATTTATGTACAACCCACGTTTAATCAAAGATTTATTCTACATACACAAAAATGTTACCTAAGTAAAATCCGAACCGTATTTATGGATTTTAAAATGATAGCGTCCACTCTGCACACGCGCGGTGCAAGGGCCAGCCGTTATCACCCGCCAGGATTTTGGACAGCTGCCCCGGGACCCATATGCTCCCTCAGAATGAACCGTGCGCTGTCTACAAGGAAACGCACGTGCGCTATAGTTTGAGCCTATATCAAAAGCTGTGTCTTGACTGTAATCAAATCGTTATTTTGAATATCTGAGATATTCGAAGCAGAAAATATTTCTGCCAATCATATAAGCATAAgagaataaaatgtttgttaactTTGTCATGTGTTTTATCATCGAATCATTCACAAAAACGTTAATATGACTTATGGGAGAGATTGCATCTTTTAACAATAGAGGCTGAAATAATCCAGTGGTAAAAAATAAGAATGTATGGAAAATAATTCAACAAACTGGTATAAAATCGTACTTTTAgcctttttaaacctttttaaagtattttaaagaGATTTTTGGAACAGATAAACTGGAATATGTAAAGATCCTTTTTGATTTGTTGACAGAACTGAATGCCACAATAAACCTGTGGCTCAAACTCAAAATCAATGCAGCGTTTATAGAACTCAGGCCTACATCATGTTCCGTTTGACAGACATCTGATGCTTCCTGCCGGGCTTCAAATCGGTGAGCACGTGTGGCGCCGGTTCATATATGTCAAACAAGAAGCCCCGAGGCCTGGTGGCCGTTCCCTCTCTTGCATGCTGAGTTCAGGCccttttaataattaaaatgtgtccacaacacaaaataaaaacttaaaggtGGTATTCCAAAAGAGCATTTGGAAATATGACAGGAGAGGCACTTTCTCATAATATCCCCGGAACACTCTTTCCGATCCAGGACCagaaccccaccaccaccccttcCCCCACTGTCTCTACCGCAGTCCAATAAGAGTGAGGGTGTGAGAGGCTGACAGACTGGCGGAGGAAAGTCGTGCCAAGTCCCTTAATGTTCCCCAGCAGCAGAACCGGAGAGCTTCAGGGAGGACAGCCCAGTGCGCGTGCCAGCGCACCGCAGTTCATCGGGCCAAAGTGGCACTGCTGGGAGGAGTCGATGTTTCTTTCCTAATTTTTGCAGCATCTGTTCATTATCCAggacgttttaaaaaaaaaaaaaaaaaaaaaaaaaacgagaggGCTCATCCTGAGTAGCCCTTTGCAACACAAgcataaagctttttttcaagGAAAAATACCGGTTTTCTGTAAAGTGATGCCAGAGCGCATTTGAAGAAGACTGcgccttttttatttgtgataaaTCCTACCGCGTACCAATGACAAGCAGGTCTGATGCCATAAAAAGAGGCTACATTCTCAAGATGTAACTCCAagagtttaagaaaaaatgatgtttgatttcttcataattacaaaaacatgttaatttaTAGCGGGGGGAAAAAGGATCAGAATGACTCAAAAAGAGCGTAAAATACGATTATTTATtaacagggggaaaaaagtaaattCATACTTCTTGCACCAACACATTTCAGTAGAGTTATTTAAATTGCGTGCCCTTTTTAgtcttccattttatttttttaatctgcaaaaAGTTTCCAGCATGTCTGACTTggatgaaaaatgaataaaactttcAAGGACTGGAAGTAAGTGAATTAATCTCACTGTTTAAATTATCATGTTCATGCCCACTCATTTTCTCACTCAACTTGatagggggaaaaaatcaaGAGTGTTTGTCCGACATAACAGTCAATAGTGCGATTATCAAAATGTCACAAGTACTATGGTGTGAATTCCAATTAACGTAgaggaaataataataatataaaaaataaaaagcgaaAATGctgatttctgatttttttaaatgtgcgcAAAAAGTGGtcgaatgattaaaaaaaatgttggcgCAGGAGATGATCAATCCTAAAAGccgaaaaacaatttaaaacacaGAAGATCGCGTGCATTAgtaatttaaatgtttagaaaagcGCACAATTCTGCGCGCACGTGCGGAGAGCTTCAGATGAAGAATCATGCAGGCACGCACGCGCCCCCGACGCTGCCAGACAAGTGAGCAGGCCTGTGGCTGCAGTCCATTCACAGCGAATTCCACAACATCTGTTTGTTAACACACAATGGGGCGCGTGCAGGGCGCAGCGTTTGGGGCAAAAGCTAAACTGCTCCTGCTGGAGGTCCAGCCAGGGGAGAAACACGTTttaaggaggaggaaggaggtcgagaggggggagggggcagctGGAAGAAGGCCTGGAGGGGTGAGAAGACAAAGGTGGGGATCAGGTATAGGTTTTGGGGCTTTGGCGGGTGGCCAGATGCGCAGCTGATGGAAGAGTGTTTTCGAACGGAACCGGTCCAGCAGTTCCTCTTCCTGACGGAGACCCAGTTGAAGCATGCATCGTGTCCGGAAAGAGGGCGTGGCCGCGTGGCCCCTGCTGAGGAGGTTAAGTAGAATCGCGCATGGGGAAGCAACTGTATCAGTGGGGGGGGTTCGTTGCTGGTTTGCACAGATGGCTTGTGTACGCGCGTTTGAGCGTGTGCGTGTGTTATGATAGGGTTGGATGATGCCCTGGTCACATGGGCAGCAGTAATTGGCCTCCATATTGACCAGTTTGCAGCGCTGGGGGGGCGGGCGGGCTCCCAGCTGGACCTGTCAGATGGCATCGCATCCACCTCACTGATCACCCCCCGGACGACCTCCGCGCTTCTCCCCAGCTCCTTTCATCTCTGTCCTCTCCTTCATCCATCCCGTCGTGTCCACCTCCCTCCATCACCTAATGTCGCTCCTTCTCGGCCTTCACTGAAATGACCCGCCGTCCATCGAAGTCGTTAAGAAA includes:
- the neurod2 gene encoding neurogenic differentiation factor 2; translation: MLTRLFSDPSLLPDVQKYSSWAEDSDEEVHTIKDEDQDAQDDMDSSDMRGDSRTQSEHAGEDDDDDEVEEEDDAEDTEGDRPKKRGPKKRKMTQARIERSKLRRIKANARERTRMHDLNSALDNLRKVVPCYSKTQKLSKIETLRLAKNYIWALSEILRSGKRPDLVSYVQTLCKGLSQPTTNLVAGCLQLNSRNFLTEQQCQEGGRYGSASFSMHSYPYQCARLSSPHCQPGSNSHPLRTHGYCSTYDSLYGGSGSPEYNSPDYEGAVSPPLCINGNFSLKHQGSTSPENEKAYHYSMHYSGLPGSRPSGTHNLFGSSGTRSGIHSENVLPYHDMHLHHERPPVYDELNAFFHN